One window from the genome of Chloroflexaceae bacterium encodes:
- a CDS encoding methyltransferase domain-containing protein codes for MLYALQTVPGLGTLAWQEAEQTLSGGSAPAPPRLAGIKAVPGRDDIVLLDYQGGPKSLLSLRTVEDVFVVAARAFRVAADERGLRQIYAAVRSSESVAPALNIWRRVSRAHKGGGAFRVIARTVGHQQYLRRDVSRAVADAVRDGWPGPWRLVDEGEDLEVWATLVDQELLCALRLSDVSMRQRGKLRHLPASLRPALAAAMVALTHPTPDDVFLDPMAGAGTLLVERAAAGPFAALHGGDISDEAVSAMRANLRGVGGQVVTSRWDARRLPLEDQSVDKVAVNLPFGKQIGDQAELPDLYREVLAEIARVLRPGGRLVVLAGDAQLLEQARSGAARSLRPGPRHRVFVLGQPAVICEYTRKDGGR; via the coding sequence ATGCTCTACGCTCTGCAAACTGTACCCGGTCTTGGCACGCTCGCCTGGCAGGAGGCCGAACAGACGTTGTCCGGCGGGTCCGCGCCGGCCCCGCCACGACTGGCGGGCATCAAAGCGGTGCCGGGACGCGACGACATCGTGTTGCTCGATTACCAGGGCGGGCCGAAATCTCTGCTCAGTCTTCGTACCGTCGAAGATGTCTTCGTGGTGGCGGCGCGGGCCTTCCGCGTGGCCGCCGATGAACGCGGGCTGCGGCAGATTTACGCCGCGGTGCGCTCCTCCGAGAGCGTCGCCCCGGCCCTCAATATCTGGCGGCGGGTGAGCAGGGCTCACAAGGGTGGCGGCGCCTTTCGGGTCATCGCCCGCACCGTTGGGCACCAGCAGTACCTGCGCCGCGACGTGAGCCGCGCCGTGGCCGACGCCGTGCGCGATGGCTGGCCCGGCCCCTGGCGCCTGGTTGACGAAGGCGAGGACCTGGAAGTCTGGGCCACCCTGGTGGATCAGGAACTGCTCTGCGCCCTGCGGCTCTCCGATGTCTCGATGCGCCAGCGGGGCAAGCTCCGCCACCTGCCTGCCTCCCTGCGCCCGGCCCTGGCCGCGGCCATGGTTGCTCTGACCCACCCGACGCCCGACGATGTGTTCCTCGACCCCATGGCCGGCGCGGGCACGCTGCTGGTCGAGCGGGCCGCCGCCGGTCCCTTCGCTGCCTTGCACGGGGGTGACATCAGCGACGAGGCGGTCAGCGCGATGCGCGCCAACCTGCGCGGCGTCGGGGGCCAGGTCGTCACCAGCCGCTGGGACGCCCGGCGCCTGCCGCTGGAGGATCAGAGCGTGGACAAGGTGGCGGTCAACCTGCCCTTCGGCAAGCAGATCGGCGACCAGGCCGAGTTGCCCGATCTGTACCGGGAGGTGCTGGCCGAGATCGCGCGCGTCCTGCGGCCGGGCGGGCGCCTGGTGGTCCTGGCAGGCGATGCGCAACTACTGGAACAGGCACGTAGCGGCGCGGCCCGTTCCCTGCGCCCTGGCCCGCGCCACCGGGTCTTTGTGCTCGGCCAGCCGGCGGTGATCTGCGAATATACCCGGAAGGATGGCGGGAGGTGA